The following nucleotide sequence is from bacterium.
TAAATCATAAGCTCTCTCAATGTGTTTCTTCTCCAACTGCTCCAAAATTTGGATGATGAGGGGAACAGAGCGTGGGTCCTGAAGTTTTCCCAAGGAGATTATCGCCGCTTCCTTCACTTCTTTATTTCTATCGTTCAAAAGAGGGACAAGAGCATCTATAGCCCTTTTGTCGCCGATATCGCCCAACGCCCTCGCCGCTCCCTCTCTTACGATAGCATAGCTATCTTTCAAAGTTTCTATGAGGGCTTCCGTTGCTTTAAAACTGCCGATTTTCCCAAGCGCTATTGCGGCTGCTCGCCGCACAATAGGATATTCATCATTCAAAAGCTTGAGGAGGATATCAAGGGAAGCGGTGAGTCCGATTTCCCCCAATCCCTCCGCGCCCAAGCGACGCACCTCGGGGTCGGAACTTTTGCAAAGCTCTTCAAAAAATGGTATCGCCGAGGGCGATTTGTATCTTCTCAAGGCGTTCAAGAGTTCAATATCAATCGCACCTGCTCTCTTATTTAATAGGGAGACAAGGTGGGGAATCGCCCTCTCATCCCTCAGCTGGGAGAGAGCTATGGCAATCGGCTTCTCCAAAGAAGGGTCGTTGTTCATCAGGGATACCAAATCGTCAGCGATTTCCTCTCTCCATACGAGGGCGAGAGTTGAGATACATTTGGTTTTGATGTATTCGTTCACTTTAGGGCTTCTGATAAGGGTGAGCAATTTCTCCTTTATTGATTCGCTCTTCTTCCCCACCAATGAGAAGATTAAAACCTCTCGGAGGAAATAATCCATATCTCGTTCCAATGCCATTTCCACCACTTCGGGAGGATATTCTGCTCCCATCTCCTCAAAAGCGCGAAGGGCGCTTATCCTCACTTCGTTCTTCTCTTTATCATCCTTCAAAATGGAAAGCAAAACATCCTTTACCCTTTGGGAGGGAAATTGGCGCAAGGCAAACGCGGCCTGGCTCCTCACTTCCACATCTTCTCTTTGGTTCTGGGCTATTAGGAGCAAGGGTTCTAATGCCTCTTGGGCTTTAAGGTTGGCGAGGACCTTTATAGCCACGATTTTTCGCTCAGGATTATCCCCTTTAAGAACCGCAAGGAGAGAATTGGTTGCTGGCTTTCCAATGTTGTATAAAGCATATTCCACCTGGGCAAGGTAGGTTGGGTCTGATTCTTCCAAGGAAGCGATGAGGGCATCAACCGCCCTTGCATCCTTAAGCTTCCCCAGTGTTAAAGCTATGCTACCCTTCATAAAGTTAGGATACTTTCTTTCATTTAGGAGGGAGATGAGGGCATCCACTGCGGGAGCGCCTAATTTAGAAAAGTATTTGGTTAAATCACTGTAGAATCTCCCTTCTTTGAAATCTGCAACGAGAAACTCAACTGCACGAGGGTCCCTTGTATTCACCAAAGCTTGCAAAGCTGTTAAGTAAAAGTTGTCAATTTCCCTTTGTTGTTCACGGGACTTCCTTGTTAAATCAACCAAGAAATCGGTTGCTTTCTTCCCGCCAATTTCGCCAAGGGATTCTATAGCTCTCCTACGAACATCTTTTCTTTCCCCCTCATTTTTAGCTATCTCAATCAATATATCCACACTCTCGCTCGCCTTCAGCGCACCCAAGGAGCGAATAGCCGCTATCCTTACATCTGCCGAGGGGTCGTTAAGCGCTTCCATCAAGGGAGGAATTGCTCTTTCATCACCGATCTCTCCCAAAGAGAAGGCGGCAGATGAACGAATAGATGCATCTTTATCCTTAAGCAAGGGAATGAGATGTTCAACCGCCTTTTTGTCCTTAGCTATTCCCAACAGAATAACCACATCCATTCGCACCATTTGATCCTCGCTTTTCAGAGCCGATATGAGGAGCTCAGCCGCTGAGGGAGCGAATTCGGCGAGGGCGTTGTAGGTGGATTTTCTTACTTTCCAATCTTCATCCGCCAAAGCGGGTATAAGAGCATTTATGCCGAGGAATTTCCCCACAGCGATAGCGAATTTATCGGGGAAGGAACCTCTATCAAGGAATGCTTGAAGGAAGGGTGCCTGGTGGGGCTTATAAGGTGGGTCATAGAAATTGGAGAATTTACCGGGTAGCCAAAGTCCTTCAAAGCTTTCGCTAACCGTTTTCCCATCCTTGCCCCTAAATATTATGCTTCCCCTAAGCATAGCGCCGGTGTAAAGTATATCAAATTCCTGCTCTGGATTAAGGTTAGACGGTTCTTCTATGGAACGAGGTAAAAGAATTGGTTCCCTTATCCATGGATATCCCCAGCCATAAAATTTTGGCCAATATTCTGTTTCGTCGTTCTCCTCTAAACAAAATCCTCTCTTCATCTTCGCTTCTAAATTAGTAAATGGGGTGAATAGAAGCTCTCCCCTTTTATCGTAATAACCCCAAAGCGGTTTCCCCTCTACTTTTATCTCCAAAATGGCCTCGTAATCCTCTGCATTCTCTGGCAGAATCTCTATATTTGCCCTTTTCAAAAAGCGATAAACCACATCCTTGAAGGGAAGATAAATTTCCTTTGCTTTTCCATAGTCTTGGGAGAGGACAAGCTTAACTCGTTTTATGTTCACCTCCTCTTGCTGAGCTGAGGCAATGTGCAGAAGCAAAAAGAGGAAAATGAAGTTGCTCAGTATGAGGAAGTTGAATCTTCTCATTCCTCTCTGCCTCCTTCTGGGCTTCCTCCTATTAATTAGACGCCTTTAAGTATTGATTTGTTTCCCCTCTTACTTCAGCTTTAGGAGAAAATCTCTGCTGTCTTCCCACCATATGCGCCATTTCCCCACATCCTCGCCGTAATCGTTGTGAGCAATCTTCTTCAATGCCCCTCTTGCCGCTTCCCTAACCTCCTTGTTCTCATCAATCATCAATTCAAGCAATTCCTCCACTCCATAGGGAGACTCAAGATAGCCGAGCGCCTCCGCCGCTGATTTTTTCACCTTGGCATCCTTCTCCTTGAGATAGGGAATTATGACCTCTGAGGCTCTTTTGAGGTCCGTAATTTTCAAAGCCCAAGCAATTTTCTTTATTAAGTGTTCATCCTTACAACTCATTAGGAATTTAGCAAGATTCTCTACAGCATAGGGAGAGCGTAAGTTAACCAATATCTCGGCAGCTTCCATTCGCACTCCGTCATCGGGGTCGTATTTAACCGCATCTACTATAGCGTTAACCGCTTCTGCATTATTTACTTTGCTTAAATACTTCAAGGCGATTATTCTTAAAGATGAACTTTCGTCGTTTTTGGTAACATATATCAAATCATTGACGACCTCTTTGAGAGCACCGATTTCAAAGAGGGAGTGGAGCGCTCTTCTTCTTATGTTCTCGTCTCTGTTATATAATTGATGAGCGATGAATTTAACTGCTGAAGGGTCCCCTGTTTCTCCTAATAGACCCAAGAGGTCATCGGTGTAGAGCTTTTCTTCTCTCCTCTCTTCCTCTTTCAAAAGCTCTATCAGTGGCTCAACAAATCTCTTATCCTTGAATTTCGCCTTGCTTTTCTCCTTCCATGTGTAGATTAGAAGAATCGCTTCTCTTTTTTGCCAGTGATTTACCTCTTTGTCTTTGAGGATGGAGATAACGATATCAAAGGCTTGTGGGTCTTCATATCCTATTAATGCACGAGCAACAGCTAACTTGACTACTAAGTTTGTGTCGTTTTTTAAAGAAAGCAGAAGCTCTTTCATAGCTTCGTCCTTTTTCCAAGCCAATGCGTTAACCATAGCCTGCCTACCATCGGGGTCATCATCGGATAGTGCATTCTTGATTCTGTCCAAAGCTGGCTGAATAATTTCAAAAAGATATTGTAATATATAGATAAGAGGAGAGATTTGAAAGGGGAAGATATAGTTAAGTTAAAGATATACAAAGACTCAGGTTATAACCCCGCAGCGCTTTGACCTCTCTCAAGAAGACCTAAAAATCCAAGAAAAAGAAACTGGGATATAAGAGTGATAGAATAGATGTTGTCTCAAGATTTGGTTTCTCTTACGCTTTCCCGAGATTATCAAGCAGGAGCGCGAGGGAATTTATGGAGAAACTCTTGGAGGTATCCACCTTCGCTGTGAGGTGTGTTCAAACGGATAACGGGAGCGAGTTCGCGGGAGAATTTGAAGATTTTCTCAGGAATAAGGGTATTATCCATTTCTACACCCATCCAAAGAGACCGCAAGAGAACGGTTATGTGGAGTGATTCCAGAGAACTATCCAAGAATATTTCATAGATGTATACCCGCTGGAGTCAACGGATATATGCGAATTTAATAACCAAAGGAGTCCCAAATGTTATGGAATTATACACAATCTTGACAAGTGCCCATCCCACATATTGAGAAAAGCTATATGCATTCTCCCTTAAAGACGAAATCAGTGCGTTCACAACTCTTGGCCCCCTAAGCTCTTCTAGAGCATAAGCTATGTATTTTCTATTGTCCGCTCGCACAGTAGCATCATTTAAAAGTTCTATTAGGGTTTCTAAGGCAGGGGTCCCGATTTTAGAGAGAGCTAACGCCACTCTTTCGTCTCCATGTGTATCTCGCCATGCTTCCTTAAGGTATTTCACAGCCTTGCTTTCCCTTGCGTTAGCCAAACCAAATAGCGCGTGTAAGTAGAGAGAATCCCATAGGCTCTCTTTGCTGGGAGAATCTTTCGTTAATTCCCAAAGGGTTTGAACCGCCTTTTTGCCACCTATTTCACCGAGAGCAATTACTGCAGATTTACGAATATCATCGCTTATCTCAGTGTTTAACGCAATCCTTGCTAAATCGTCAACCGCTTCCTTTGCCTTAAGCCTTCCCAAAGAGCGAGCTGCATACTCCTTTAAACCGCTATCTGCCAAAGCTTTGATTAGATAGGGAATTGCCCTTTTATCATTTAGCCACCCTAACAATTCCACTACGTTCTTTCTGACAAGTTTGTTAGGATTATTTAAGGCTTTGATTAAGCAGTCCAGAGCCCCTTTCCCGAATTCCCCAATAGCTCTTTTGGCGACTTCGTCAAGTTCCCATGTCATCTCACCTGAAGCTGGTATAAGGACCTCAACCCCGAAGAATTTCCCAACGAATTTCGCCAAATTATCGGGGAAGGAACCTTTTTCTAAAAAGGCAAACAGAAACGGCGCCTTCTCCGGCGTATAGGGAGGGTCCTTGTCTAAATCCCACCAAGATAAATATTCAGGAGGTGCTATATAGCCTTGAAATTTCTCCTTAACAATTTTCCCATTCTTTCCCTTTAAACTTATCTCTCCACTTAGCATAGCCCCTGCATAAAGGAGATTGATGGGTTCAAATGGTTTCACGGCGGGATTGAAGACCTCAGGAGGCGACCAAGGTGTCGGCATCTTTTTAATCTCTACATTAGCCCTTATTTCTACCGCGCTTTCCTCTTCTTCAAAATACACCCTAACCCTTGGAATCTCCTCTTTTTTAAAAGGAGTGAACAATAGCAAATCGCCCCTATAGTAGCCCCATAGGGGCTTGCCTTGGACATTTATTTCCAGAACCGCATCGCAATCAACGGAATTGTCAAGCCCAACTTCCGCGTTGGCGTTCTTCAAAAATGGTAGGAGATATCATAAAATGGAAGAGGAATTGCCCACACCTTTTCCACGCTTTGGTTGACAACTAATCGCACTCTTTTAATTGATTTTTAAGAGACTCTGCTAAGTTTGTTTCTCTGTTCCCTTCAAACTATTCCGACCTTCACCAGGTCAACGATATCTATCATCCCCAAGGCATGTCCTTCTTCATCAACAACTGGCAAATCGTCTATATTCCTCTCCTGCATCAATCTTAAAGCCTCTGCTGCAAGCTTTCCTCTCTGAATCGTTATGGGCGTTTCAGTCATAATTTCTCTTGCGGGCTTGTTCAGGACTGTCTCGTCAAGAATGAGGTGGCGTCTTATATCGCCGTCCGTGATTATGCCAACCAATTTGTTCTCCTTATCTACAACGCTAGCCGCTCCTCCCCTTGCCTTCGTGATTGTGAAGAGGACATCCCTAACGGGAGTTTCCTCCTCAACAACAGCGTGGCGCTTTCCCGTTCTCATTACATCCTCCACTTTCAAGAGCAATCTCCTGC
It contains:
- a CDS encoding transposase family protein: MGYKSDRIDVVSRFGFSYAFPRLSSRSAREFMEKLLEVSTFAVRCVQTDNGSEFAGEFEDFLRNKGIIHFYTHPKRPQENGYVE
- a CDS encoding HEAT repeat domain-containing protein, whose protein sequence is MRRFNFLILSNFIFLFLLLHIASAQQEEVNIKRVKLVLSQDYGKAKEIYLPFKDVVYRFLKRANIEILPENAEDYEAILEIKVEGKPLWGYYDKRGELLFTPFTNLEAKMKRGFCLEENDETEYWPKFYGWGYPWIREPILLPRSIEEPSNLNPEQEFDILYTGAMLRGSIIFRGKDGKTVSESFEGLWLPGKFSNFYDPPYKPHQAPFLQAFLDRGSFPDKFAIAVGKFLGINALIPALADEDWKVRKSTYNALAEFAPSAAELLISALKSEDQMVRMDVVILLGIAKDKKAVEHLIPLLKDKDASIRSSAAFSLGEIGDERAIPPLMEALNDPSADVRIAAIRSLGALKASESVDILIEIAKNEGERKDVRRRAIESLGEIGGKKATDFLVDLTRKSREQQREIDNFYLTALQALVNTRDPRAVEFLVADFKEGRFYSDLTKYFSKLGAPAVDALISLLNERKYPNFMKGSIALTLGKLKDARAVDALIASLEESDPTYLAQVEYALYNIGKPATNSLLAVLKGDNPERKIVAIKVLANLKAQEALEPLLLIAQNQREDVEVRSQAAFALRQFPSQRVKDVLLSILKDDKEKNEVRISALRAFEEMGAEYPPEVVEMALERDMDYFLREVLIFSLVGKKSESIKEKLLTLIRSPKVNEYIKTKCISTLALVWREEIADDLVSLMNNDPSLEKPIAIALSQLRDERAIPHLVSLLNKRAGAIDIELLNALRRYKSPSAIPFFEELCKSSDPEVRRLGAEGLGEIGLTASLDILLKLLNDEYPIVRRAAAIALGKIGSFKATEALIETLKDSYAIVREGAARALGDIGDKRAIDALVPLLNDRNKEVKEAAIISLGKLQDPRSVPLIIQILEQLEKKHIERAYDLTRSAYNALVRLGPLAVEPLINVLKSENSSYEQKGLALSALAEIQDPRAIEPILSLFEEIHSLGLIRSPEGLGDWQLLNALRSLTHQDLGYNVSLWREWWENNKSFFLKGGR
- a CDS encoding HEAT repeat domain-containing protein; translation: MKNANAEVGLDNSVDCDAVLEINVQGKPLWGYYRGDLLLFTPFKKEEIPRVRVYFEEEESAVEIRANVEIKKMPTPWSPPEVFNPAVKPFEPINLLYAGAMLSGEISLKGKNGKIVKEKFQGYIAPPEYLSWWDLDKDPPYTPEKAPFLFAFLEKGSFPDNLAKFVGKFFGVEVLIPASGEMTWELDEVAKRAIGEFGKGALDCLIKALNNPNKLVRKNVVELLGWLNDKRAIPYLIKALADSGLKEYAARSLGRLKAKEAVDDLARIALNTEISDDIRKSAVIALGEIGGKKAVQTLWELTKDSPSKESLWDSLYLHALFGLANARESKAVKYLKEAWRDTHGDERVALALSKIGTPALETLIELLNDATVRADNRKYIAYALEELRGPRVVNALISSLRENAYSFSQYVGWALVKIVYNSITFGTPLVIKFAYIR
- a CDS encoding HEAT repeat domain-containing protein, translated to MDRIKNALSDDDPDGRQAMVNALAWKKDEAMKELLLSLKNDTNLVVKLAVARALIGYEDPQAFDIVISILKDKEVNHWQKREAILLIYTWKEKSKAKFKDKRFVEPLIELLKEEERREEKLYTDDLLGLLGETGDPSAVKFIAHQLYNRDENIRRRALHSLFEIGALKEVVNDLIYVTKNDESSSLRIIALKYLSKVNNAEAVNAIVDAVKYDPDDGVRMEAAEILVNLRSPYAVENLAKFLMSCKDEHLIKKIAWALKITDLKRASEVIIPYLKEKDAKVKKSAAEALGYLESPYGVEELLELMIDENKEVREAARGALKKIAHNDYGEDVGKWRIWWEDSRDFLLKLK